One Tunturibacter gelidoferens genomic region harbors:
- the yihA gene encoding ribosome biogenesis GTP-binding protein YihA/YsxC: protein MRLNPVFLLSATDVAHFPSEAKTYGAPEVAFLGRSNVGKSSLINSLLGSREAKVSSTPGRTRAINFFALHEGSGEKMKVRPTLIFADLPGYGYAKISKSISAEWPSFIEPYLAERETLALCICLVDTNIPPQENDTQLITYFKQTQRPYLVVGTKADKLSNNQLAKSVAALKKVHEVEEILPVSAKTDAGTKALWAKMMEVAE from the coding sequence ATGCGGCTGAATCCTGTCTTTCTGTTATCTGCGACCGATGTCGCGCACTTCCCTTCTGAAGCGAAGACCTATGGCGCGCCGGAGGTGGCGTTCCTGGGGCGCTCGAATGTGGGCAAGTCTTCGCTCATCAATTCCCTGCTTGGTTCGCGCGAGGCGAAGGTGTCGTCGACTCCGGGGCGGACGCGGGCGATCAATTTCTTTGCGCTGCATGAGGGTTCGGGAGAGAAGATGAAGGTGCGGCCTACTTTGATTTTTGCGGACCTACCCGGGTATGGGTATGCGAAGATCTCGAAGTCGATCTCGGCGGAGTGGCCCTCGTTTATTGAGCCTTATCTTGCGGAGCGGGAGACGCTGGCGCTTTGCATCTGCCTGGTGGATACGAATATTCCGCCGCAGGAGAATGATACTCAGTTGATTACATATTTCAAGCAGACGCAGCGGCCTTATCTGGTGGTGGGGACGAAAGCGGACAAGCTATCGAATAACCAGTTGGCGAAGTCGGTGGCAGCGCTGAAAAAAGTGCATGAGGTGGAGGAGATTTTGCCGGTGAGCGCGAAGACGGATGCGGGGACGAAGGCGCTTTGGGCGAAGATGATGGAAGTGGCGGAGTAG
- a CDS encoding inositol-3-phosphate synthase: MSTPPAAKPASAAQDAATIKPATGKLGVMIPGMGAVATTLIAGVEAVRRGLAKPIGSVSQMGHIRLGKRTDNRSPLIKDFAPIADLNDIVFTGWDIFGGNLYDAAKTAQVLDRDQLEQIRPFLESIEPMPAVFDQHYVKRLTGKKIKTGKNKCDLANQIRNDIAEFKTKTDRQIMIWCGSTEIFLEQTAVHQTLEAFEKGLVDNDPNISPSMLYAWAALKEGIPFANGAPNLTVDIPALNELSRKMNAPICGKDFKTGQTFIKTVLAPAFKTRMLGVSGWYSTNILGNRDGEVLDDPESFKTKEESKLGVLDVIFQPELYPDLYKDLYHKVRINYYPPRGDNKEGWDNIDIFGWLGYPMQLKVDFLCRDSILAAPLALDLILFMDLAARTPSLRGLGIQEWLSFYFKAPDSAPGVYPEHDLFIQSMKLKNTLRHIMGEDLITHLGLDYYGE; encoded by the coding sequence ATGTCTACACCCCCAGCCGCTAAGCCAGCATCCGCTGCGCAAGACGCGGCAACCATCAAGCCTGCCACTGGAAAACTAGGCGTCATGATTCCCGGCATGGGAGCCGTCGCCACCACCCTGATCGCCGGCGTCGAAGCCGTTCGCCGCGGTCTCGCCAAGCCCATCGGCTCCGTCTCCCAGATGGGCCACATTCGCCTCGGCAAACGCACCGACAATCGCAGCCCCCTCATCAAAGACTTCGCTCCCATCGCCGACCTCAACGACATCGTCTTCACCGGCTGGGATATCTTCGGTGGTAACCTCTACGACGCAGCCAAGACTGCACAAGTCCTCGACCGCGACCAGCTCGAACAGATCCGCCCCTTCCTCGAGTCCATCGAGCCCATGCCCGCCGTCTTCGACCAGCACTACGTCAAGCGCCTCACCGGCAAAAAAATCAAAACCGGCAAGAACAAGTGCGACCTCGCCAACCAGATCCGCAACGACATCGCGGAGTTCAAAACCAAGACCGATCGCCAGATCATGATCTGGTGCGGATCCACCGAGATCTTCCTCGAGCAGACCGCCGTCCACCAGACCCTCGAAGCCTTCGAGAAGGGCCTCGTCGACAACGACCCCAACATCTCTCCGTCGATGCTCTACGCCTGGGCCGCGCTCAAAGAAGGCATCCCCTTCGCCAACGGCGCACCCAACCTCACCGTCGACATCCCCGCCCTCAACGAGCTCTCCCGCAAGATGAACGCACCCATCTGCGGCAAGGACTTCAAGACCGGACAGACCTTCATCAAGACCGTCCTCGCACCCGCCTTCAAGACCCGCATGCTCGGCGTCTCCGGCTGGTACTCCACCAATATCCTCGGCAACCGCGACGGCGAGGTCCTCGACGACCCCGAGTCCTTCAAGACCAAGGAAGAGTCCAAACTCGGCGTCCTCGACGTCATCTTCCAGCCCGAGCTCTATCCCGACCTTTACAAGGACCTCTACCACAAGGTCCGCATCAACTACTATCCGCCCCGCGGCGACAACAAAGAGGGCTGGGACAACATCGACATCTTCGGCTGGCTCGGCTATCCCATGCAGCTCAAGGTAGACTTCCTCTGCCGCGACTCCATCCTCGCCGCCCCACTCGCCCTCGACCTGATCCTCTTCATGGACCTCGCGGCCCGCACGCCATCACTCCGCGGCCTCGGTATCCAGGAGTGGCTCAGCTTCTACTTCAAAGCTCCCGACAGCGCCCCCGGCGTCTATCCCGAGCACGACCTCTTCATACAATCCATGAAGTTAAAAAACACCCTCCGCCACATCATGGGCGAAGACCTCATCACCCACCTCGGCCTCGACTACTACGGCGAATAG
- a CDS encoding KdsC family phosphatase yields MTDISVTLASPEVLARARKIKLFLMDVDGTLTDGGVCLISSTSAGGSGTAVVSEMKVFNAQDGQGLSLAHTMGIQTGFITGRASPAVAKRAEELRVTFVYLGQAKKTEAFEECMQKAGVTEEEVAYMGDDLPDIPLARRAGLAVCVADGAPELQAVCHFTTRRLAGRGTAREVVELILKAQGRWEEAVPLALA; encoded by the coding sequence ATGACCGACATCAGCGTTACCCTCGCTTCGCCCGAAGTTCTGGCACGCGCCCGCAAGATCAAACTCTTCTTGATGGACGTGGATGGCACGCTGACCGATGGTGGCGTCTGTCTTATTTCGTCGACTTCCGCTGGTGGTTCGGGCACCGCGGTCGTCTCCGAGATGAAGGTGTTCAACGCCCAGGATGGGCAGGGACTTTCGCTCGCGCACACGATGGGAATTCAGACAGGTTTCATCACCGGTCGAGCGTCGCCAGCTGTTGCGAAGCGCGCTGAAGAACTTCGAGTCACCTTTGTTTATCTCGGGCAGGCGAAGAAGACAGAGGCTTTTGAGGAGTGCATGCAAAAAGCGGGCGTGACCGAAGAAGAGGTCGCCTACATGGGCGACGATCTACCTGATATTCCTCTGGCGCGGCGAGCCGGATTGGCGGTGTGTGTGGCTGACGGCGCACCGGAGTTGCAAGCGGTCTGTCACTTTACTACTCGGAGACTTGCGGGACGCGGCACTGCGCGCGAAGTGGTGGAACTGATCCTGAAAGCACAGGGGCGGTGGGAAGAGGCCGTGCCGCTGGCGCTGGCGTAG
- a CDS encoding protein-L-isoaspartate O-methyltransferase family protein, whose translation MEHIPAHRCSFANLITASAGLPPNSELAYAFASTPRENFVGPPPWHVFTGADFVRTTSDDPACLYQDVVVSLGAKGPLNNGQPTLHALCIAALNPTKGEHVVHIGAGTGYYTTLLAKLVGETGAVDAYEIEPTLAQRATDNLAELPHVKVHLRSGAEAPLPQCDLLYVSAGATHPLAVWLDALRPLGRLIVPLTPSEGYGAMLHVTKREDGTYAAHFLTQVQFVSCIGARDEATAQKLTKLFRKSSWTRVRSLHRDDEPDDTCWCSGPGWWLSMR comes from the coding sequence ATGGAACACATTCCGGCACACAGATGTTCTTTCGCCAATCTAATCACTGCCAGTGCCGGCCTTCCTCCAAACAGCGAACTCGCCTATGCCTTCGCCTCTACCCCCCGGGAGAACTTCGTAGGACCGCCTCCGTGGCATGTATTCACAGGTGCCGACTTCGTCCGGACCACCTCCGACGATCCAGCATGTCTCTATCAGGATGTCGTCGTCTCGCTCGGCGCCAAAGGCCCGCTCAACAACGGACAGCCCACCCTGCACGCCCTCTGCATCGCGGCCCTGAATCCAACGAAGGGCGAGCATGTCGTCCACATCGGCGCCGGCACCGGTTACTACACCACTCTGCTCGCGAAGCTGGTAGGAGAAACAGGAGCCGTAGACGCCTACGAGATTGAGCCAACCCTCGCTCAGCGCGCCACCGACAACCTCGCCGAGCTTCCCCACGTCAAAGTGCACCTCCGCTCCGGAGCAGAGGCGCCGCTCCCCCAATGTGATCTCCTCTACGTAAGCGCTGGAGCAACCCACCCACTCGCCGTTTGGCTTGACGCCCTGCGCCCCCTGGGGCGGCTCATCGTTCCCCTCACGCCCTCGGAGGGATACGGAGCCATGCTCCACGTCACCAAACGCGAAGACGGCACCTACGCGGCTCATTTTCTGACCCAGGTACAGTTTGTCTCCTGTATCGGAGCAAGGGATGAGGCAACCGCGCAAAAGCTCACCAAACTCTTCCGCAAGAGCAGCTGGACCAGGGTCAGGTCGCTGCATCGTGATGACGAGCCCGATGACACCTGCTGGTGTTCCGGCCCCGGCTGGTGGCTCTCAATGAGATGA
- a CDS encoding ATP-binding response regulator, which yields MSRVLILGSDTQVARNIGDALNTASIPNEYASGRADALRRLRMRSFGVVITCAESSVEEDLALLEEMRHIRPGVKCIVLARDSTPDDVIAALRARVFACFTPPFDERAIASLAGDTASDNHWEHDIQVLSARPGWVSVRVSCRLITAERLLIFAKELTNHLPSDVQTDMMHALREILLNAMEHGAAFNPEQVVEVTAVRTARTLVFHVRDPGAGFRQESLTHSAVANPAQDPTAHIRQREEEGMRPGGYGLLVANGTVDELIYSEIGNEVLLIKYVDTPST from the coding sequence ATGAGTCGCGTCCTGATCCTTGGAAGTGATACCCAAGTCGCCCGAAACATCGGCGATGCCCTCAACACCGCCAGTATCCCCAACGAGTATGCCTCTGGTCGCGCCGACGCTCTGCGCCGCCTTCGCATGCGATCCTTTGGCGTCGTCATCACCTGCGCCGAGAGCTCGGTCGAAGAAGACTTGGCGCTGCTCGAAGAGATGCGCCACATCCGCCCCGGCGTAAAGTGCATCGTTCTCGCCCGCGACAGTACTCCTGACGACGTCATCGCTGCCCTGCGAGCCCGTGTATTCGCCTGTTTTACGCCTCCCTTCGACGAGCGCGCGATCGCAAGCCTGGCCGGCGATACAGCCTCCGACAATCACTGGGAGCACGACATACAGGTTCTCTCCGCCCGCCCCGGCTGGGTCTCCGTCCGCGTCAGTTGTCGCCTCATCACCGCCGAGCGCCTCCTGATCTTCGCGAAAGAGCTCACCAACCATCTGCCCAGCGACGTACAGACCGACATGATGCATGCGCTGCGGGAGATTCTGCTCAACGCCATGGAGCATGGAGCCGCCTTCAATCCAGAACAGGTTGTAGAGGTCACCGCCGTTCGTACAGCACGGACGCTGGTCTTCCACGTACGCGACCCCGGCGCAGGCTTCCGCCAGGAGTCTCTCACCCACTCCGCCGTCGCAAATCCCGCTCAGGATCCCACCGCACATATCCGTCAGCGTGAAGAGGAGGGAATGCGCCCCGGCGGCTACGGCCTGCTCGTCGCAAACGGCACCGTAGACGAGCTGATCTACAGCGAGATCGGCAACGAAGTCCTGCTCATCAAATACGTCGATACTCCTTCCACCTAG
- a CDS encoding DedA family protein produces MSEKIIALLVGAIASGGYASVVLLMAIQSACIPIPSEVIMPLAGYALAHTQLQLIILATIASLASNLGSIPAYWVGAKGGRPMVERYGSMMLLSRRDLDLVDHFFSKYGSITVLIGRMLPIVRTFIAFPAGVAKMNQLRFHIYTFIGSWPWCYALAYIGMKLGATWNTNPRFKEIFHRFHLAVELVIVVGFIWFVVSHWKNRIRTEAA; encoded by the coding sequence ATGTCAGAGAAGATCATTGCACTCCTCGTCGGAGCCATCGCCAGCGGCGGCTACGCCAGTGTCGTCCTCCTCATGGCGATCCAATCCGCCTGCATCCCGATACCCTCCGAAGTCATCATGCCGCTCGCAGGCTACGCTCTCGCGCACACGCAGCTGCAGCTCATCATCCTCGCCACCATCGCATCGCTAGCCTCAAACCTCGGTTCTATCCCAGCCTATTGGGTTGGAGCAAAAGGCGGACGCCCCATGGTCGAACGCTACGGAAGCATGATGCTCCTCAGCCGTCGCGACCTCGATCTCGTCGACCACTTCTTCTCCAAATACGGCTCCATCACCGTGCTCATCGGACGCATGCTCCCCATCGTCCGCACCTTCATCGCCTTTCCCGCGGGCGTTGCGAAGATGAACCAGCTCCGCTTCCACATCTACACCTTCATCGGCTCCTGGCCCTGGTGCTACGCCCTCGCCTACATCGGCATGAAGTTAGGCGCAACCTGGAACACCAACCCCCGCTTCAAAGAGATCTTCCACCGCTTCCACCTCGCCGTCGAACTCGTTATCGTCGTGGGCTTCATCTGGTTCGTAGTCTCCCACTGGAAGAACCGCATCCGCACCGAAGCCGCCTGA
- a CDS encoding chlorite dismutase family protein — protein MSNTVTEAGTSIATETKGTEPKQTGRPASSYGAAPHDPSKPPVKRQIVCFSFYKVMPEWRRLPAEEKAAHKAAFAEVLAKWNKPGEFVSLTYSTIGTRGDVDMCVWSIGYGVDELNQMRSELMRTPLGGYLNSPHNFLAMTKRSQYQIDRPDESEGEGRGAIRPGGQKYIFIYPFWKTRPWYLLSAAERKRLMDEHIRIGLMYPRVKLNTTYSFGIDDQEFVVAFETNFPEDFLDLVQQLRETEISLYTLEDTPIFSCVRVPAAEMLDRLG, from the coding sequence ATGTCGAATACCGTTACCGAAGCAGGAACCTCGATCGCTACTGAAACTAAAGGTACTGAACCGAAGCAGACTGGCAGACCGGCGAGCAGCTATGGGGCAGCGCCACACGATCCGTCGAAGCCGCCGGTGAAGCGGCAGATTGTGTGCTTCAGCTTCTACAAGGTGATGCCGGAGTGGCGGAGATTGCCGGCGGAGGAGAAGGCGGCGCATAAGGCTGCGTTTGCCGAGGTGCTGGCGAAGTGGAATAAGCCGGGAGAGTTCGTGTCGTTGACGTACTCGACGATTGGGACGCGCGGCGATGTGGATATGTGCGTGTGGTCGATTGGGTATGGTGTGGACGAGCTGAACCAGATGCGGAGTGAGTTGATGCGGACGCCGCTGGGTGGATATTTGAACTCGCCGCATAATTTTCTGGCGATGACGAAGCGGTCGCAGTACCAGATCGATCGGCCGGATGAGAGCGAAGGCGAAGGGCGTGGAGCGATTCGTCCGGGTGGGCAGAAGTACATCTTTATTTATCCGTTCTGGAAGACGAGGCCGTGGTATCTGCTGTCGGCTGCGGAGCGGAAGCGGCTGATGGATGAGCATATTCGGATTGGGTTGATGTATCCGCGTGTGAAGTTGAATACTACGTACTCGTTTGGGATCGACGACCAGGAGTTTGTGGTGGCGTTCGAGACGAACTTTCCCGAGGACTTTCTGGATCTGGTGCAGCAGCTTCGGGAGACGGAGATCAGCTTGTATACGCTTGAGGACACACCGATCTTCAGTTGTGTGCGGGTTCCAGCGGCTGAGATGCTGGATCGTCTGGGCTAG
- the nth gene encoding endonuclease III, protein MAKTIVVRTGTPAKQPRGAKSEAVVGAKARAIAKSEPVAAKKKDGKTRNPLAPERVAAILDALRKTYPGVVCALNHRGAWELTVATILSAQCTDVRVNLVTPALFKAFPTPKAMAAASLPELEELIRTTGFFRNKAKSIQGAARVVVEKFGGKVPQTMEEILTLPGVARKTGNVVLGSWFNIAVGVVVDTHVMRLSRRLELAGTTPGSTAPEKVERDLMKIIPQDRWIAFSHELIHHGRQICVARKPKCVDCTLERLCNSRDKTWSSH, encoded by the coding sequence ATGGCAAAGACGATTGTGGTTCGGACGGGAACGCCGGCAAAGCAACCTCGTGGTGCGAAGAGTGAAGCTGTGGTTGGTGCGAAGGCTCGCGCGATTGCGAAGTCCGAGCCTGTTGCGGCAAAGAAGAAGGATGGGAAGACGCGGAATCCGTTGGCGCCGGAGCGGGTGGCGGCGATTCTGGATGCTCTGCGGAAGACATACCCCGGCGTGGTGTGTGCGCTGAATCATAGAGGTGCGTGGGAGCTGACGGTGGCTACGATTCTGTCGGCGCAGTGCACGGATGTTCGGGTGAATCTGGTGACTCCGGCGTTGTTCAAGGCGTTTCCTACTCCGAAGGCGATGGCTGCCGCTTCCCTGCCCGAGCTTGAAGAGTTGATTCGGACGACCGGATTTTTCCGCAATAAGGCGAAGTCGATTCAGGGGGCGGCGCGGGTGGTTGTCGAGAAGTTTGGGGGTAAGGTGCCTCAGACGATGGAGGAGATTCTTACGCTTCCGGGGGTGGCTCGGAAGACTGGGAATGTGGTGTTGGGCTCGTGGTTTAACATTGCGGTTGGCGTCGTTGTGGATACGCATGTTATGAGATTGTCGCGACGGCTGGAGTTGGCTGGAACTACACCTGGGTCGACGGCGCCGGAAAAGGTGGAGCGGGATCTGATGAAGATTATTCCGCAGGATCGTTGGATCGCATTTTCGCATGAGCTGATTCATCATGGGCGGCAGATTTGTGTGGCTCGCAAGCCGAAGTGTGTGGACTGTACGCTTGAGAGGCTGTGTAACTCGCGGGATAAGACGTGGAGCTCGCACTAG
- a CDS encoding class I SAM-dependent methyltransferase, with product MTLEQGTVTTGSSLQRCPLCAGSDIEVHLEATGGALAHDALGSSRTDVGHGKVLRCRGCGFVFSEFRPADEELHTLYREMNPTVYEKEAQGRLKTAQRHLKMVQRHIAGGRLVDVGCASGSFLKVAAEAGWTVTGVEPSETLANYAKKLLDGRGDVHCATLQQAKLQPQSFDALTLFDVLEHVTDPLAFLTECASLLKPGGYLFANVPDISSLQARVLGGRWPLLLAEHLNYFDRTTLKRCGDAAGLRWIAFDRRPASFTVEYVLYRLSQHGIPGSSLGHRMVQENSLGSMCIPVYLGETFAAWVRA from the coding sequence GTGACGTTGGAACAAGGAACTGTAACTACCGGCTCGTCACTGCAGCGATGCCCGTTGTGTGCCGGCAGCGACATAGAAGTTCATCTGGAGGCAACGGGCGGTGCACTCGCTCATGACGCGCTTGGCTCTTCGCGGACCGACGTTGGCCACGGCAAGGTGCTGCGCTGCAGGGGATGCGGGTTTGTCTTCTCAGAGTTTCGTCCAGCCGACGAGGAGCTTCATACGCTGTATCGCGAGATGAATCCTACGGTGTATGAAAAGGAGGCGCAGGGGCGTCTAAAGACAGCGCAGCGGCACCTGAAGATGGTGCAACGACACATCGCAGGCGGCAGGCTGGTGGACGTGGGCTGTGCCTCTGGCTCGTTCCTGAAGGTTGCAGCCGAGGCTGGATGGACGGTCACTGGAGTTGAGCCTTCGGAGACGCTTGCCAACTATGCGAAGAAGTTGCTGGATGGCCGCGGCGATGTTCATTGCGCGACGCTGCAGCAGGCGAAGCTGCAACCTCAATCTTTCGATGCTCTGACGCTTTTCGATGTGCTGGAGCATGTGACCGATCCGCTGGCGTTCCTTACCGAGTGCGCGTCGCTGTTGAAGCCTGGGGGGTATCTGTTTGCGAACGTTCCTGACATCAGCAGCCTGCAGGCTCGCGTGCTGGGTGGTCGATGGCCGCTGCTTCTGGCCGAGCACCTGAACTACTTCGACCGAACTACGTTGAAGCGGTGCGGAGATGCAGCTGGACTGCGATGGATCGCCTTCGATCGGCGACCGGCTTCGTTTACGGTTGAGTATGTGCTATACCGTCTCTCTCAGCATGGGATACCGGGGAGCAGTCTGGGTCATCGCATGGTGCAGGAGAACTCGTTGGGGAGTATGTGCATTCCGGTTTACCTGGGCGAGACGTTTGCTGCGTGGGTGCGCGCTTAG
- a CDS encoding uroporphyrinogen-III synthase: MPLAGKRILITRTRHQASDLAAQLEALGATPITIPTIEIVPPASFAALDAALTCLRTYDWLIFTSANAVEAFHRRAQFLHLTQLPKHIAVIGPATLRAANAIGLTVDLVPPHYIAESLAEALLPEAPGKTFLLPRAAEARDLLPETLTAAGATVTIAEAYRNQTPPDSIPALRHLFSTPENYPDAITFTSASTATNLFALLEAANLTLPPNITLASIGPITSRTLRDLGYSPTAEATEPTIPALIQSLSSCFESTV; the protein is encoded by the coding sequence ATGCCACTCGCCGGCAAACGCATCCTCATCACCCGAACCCGCCACCAGGCCTCCGACCTCGCCGCTCAACTCGAAGCCCTGGGTGCAACTCCTATCACCATCCCCACCATAGAAATCGTCCCACCTGCCTCATTCGCCGCCCTCGACGCCGCTCTCACCTGTCTTCGCACCTACGACTGGCTTATCTTCACCAGCGCCAACGCCGTCGAAGCCTTTCACCGCCGAGCCCAGTTCCTTCACCTCACGCAACTGCCGAAACACATCGCCGTCATCGGCCCCGCCACCCTTCGCGCCGCCAACGCCATCGGCCTCACAGTTGACCTCGTCCCCCCACACTACATCGCCGAATCTCTGGCCGAAGCTCTCCTCCCCGAAGCCCCCGGCAAGACCTTCCTCCTCCCCCGCGCCGCCGAAGCCCGCGACCTGCTCCCCGAAACCCTCACCGCCGCCGGAGCCACCGTCACCATCGCCGAAGCCTACCGCAACCAGACGCCCCCAGACTCCATCCCCGCCCTGCGCCACCTTTTCAGCACTCCCGAGAACTACCCCGACGCCATCACCTTCACCAGCGCCTCCACAGCCACGAACCTCTTCGCTCTCCTCGAAGCCGCCAACCTCACCCTCCCACCCAACATCACCCTCGCCTCCATCGGCCCCATCACCAGCCGAACCCTCCGCGACCTCGGCTACTCCCCAACTGCAGAAGCCACCGAACCTACCATCCCCGCCCTCATACAGTCCCTAAGCTCCTGCTTTGAATCAACCGTCTAA
- a CDS encoding GYD domain-containing protein: MKESPSRLDAARKGFAADGVKILHFYMTTGTHDMVIISEAPNDEAMAKALLTQISKGGITTQTSRAFTEDEYRAILGSL; this comes from the coding sequence ATGAAGGAGAGTCCCAGTAGATTGGACGCCGCGAGAAAAGGGTTTGCGGCGGATGGAGTGAAGATACTTCACTTCTATATGACTACAGGAACCCATGACATGGTCATCATCTCTGAAGCCCCTAACGACGAGGCGATGGCGAAGGCGCTCCTCACGCAGATTTCTAAGGGAGGAATCACCACGCAGACCTCACGGGCTTTTACAGAGGATGAGTATCGGGCGATCCTGGGTAGTCTCTAG